From Desmodus rotundus isolate HL8 chromosome 12, HLdesRot8A.1, whole genome shotgun sequence, one genomic window encodes:
- the MYADM gene encoding myeloid-associated differentiation marker — protein sequence MPVTVTRTTITTTSTSSSGLGSPTILGSPRALTQPLGLLRLVQLFSTCVAFSLVASVNAWAGFAGNWCMFAWCFCFAVTLIIIIVELGGLQARFPLSWRNFPITYACYAALFCLTASIIYPTTYVQFLSHGRSRDHAIAATFFSSVACVAYATEVAWTRARPGEITGYMATVPGLLKVVETFVACIIFAFISEPSLYNNKPALNWCVAVYAICFVLAAVAILLNLCDCTNVLPIPFPTFLSGLALLSVLFYASAMVLWPLYQFDEKYGAYPERWKDASCRSNHSSYVCYWDRRLAVTILTAINLLAYVADLVYSARLVFVRV from the coding sequence ATGCCGGTGACAGTGACCCGCACCACCATTACAACCACCTCCACGTCATCTTCAGGCCTGGGCTCCCCGACCATCCTGGGGTCCCCTCGGGCACTGAcccagcccctgggcctcctccGACTGGTACAGCTGTTTTCCACCTGTGTGGCCTTCTCGCTGGTGGCCAGCGTGAACGCTTGGGCAGGGTTCGCCGGTAACTGGTGTATGTTCGCCTGGTGCTTCTGCTTCGCCGTGAccctcatcatcatcattgtgGAGTTAGGTGGGCTCCAGGCTCGCTTCCCACTGTCCTGGCGCAACTTCCCCATTACCTACGCCTGTTACGCCGCCCTCTTCTGCCTCACGGCCTCCATCATCTACCCCACCACCTACGTCCAGTTCCTGTCTCATGGCCGCTCCAGGGACCACGCCATCGCCGCCACCTTCTTCTCCTCTGTCGCTTGTGTGGCTTATGCCACCGAGGTGGCCTGGACCAGGGCCCGGCCTGGCGAGATCACTGGCTACATGGCCACGGTGCCAGGCCTGCTCAAAGTGGTTGAAACCTTCGTGGCCTGCATCATCTTTGCCTTCATCAGTGAACCCAGCCTGTATAACAACAAGCCGGCCCTGAATTGGTGTGTGGCCGTCTACGCCATCTGCTTCGTCCTGGCCGCCGTGGCCATCCTGCTGAACCTGTGCGACTGCACCAACGTGCTgcccatccccttccccactttcctGTCTGGGCTGGCCCTGCTCTCTGTCCTCTTCTATGCCTCCGCCATGGTCCTCTGGCCTCTCTACCAGTTCGACGAGAAGTACGGCGCCTATCCGGAGCGGTGGAAGGATGCTAGCTGCAGGAGCAACCACAGCTCCTATGTGTGCTACTGGGACCGCCGCCTGGCTGTGACCATCTTGACAGCCATCAACCTGCTGGCTTATGTGGCCGACCTGGTGTACTCGGCCCGCCTGGTTTTTGTCAGGGTCTGA